The following nucleotide sequence is from Ornithodoros turicata isolate Travis chromosome 2, ASM3712646v1, whole genome shotgun sequence.
cgccagctgtcgttctcggcggctctcgccgacgtcgtgaaagaaggtcggcatggcagtttttttttttttttgctcgacgtctctcctctccagactccggaaatgcgcgtctatttcctatttctcacgacgccgcgtcgggcgtcgccaagtgagaactggccctgagTGAGACGCGCTCCCAGACGCAGCGGACATTTTACAGCGGCAGatgttaaagggagactccgcaccaaaaacatGTTAATggaacagtgcgacatcaatccgtacgGTATTATATTTCAGtgaattcaatttctcgtccccaagtggcacagataattagaaaaggaATAGTTTCCTTTAGCACAATAGCAAGGAATGGCACAACACGCCATAACTTGCAGCTCCCTACGCGGGCATCCCGGCTCCGGGACCTCTTGTTTTGGCTTCGGTGTCCTCGCCAGCACTTTCTTTTACGTGACCAAAACGCGGTCCTCTACCACATTGTCCCAACACTGTTCCAGGATATGTCCGTCGCGACTACTGCGGCTGCTCGGACACATCGCAGTTTTCCTCGCCGCTGTCGTTGCTTCCCTCATCAGAAGAAGTAGGTCTGGACTTCTGTCCAACTGTAGCGGCGGAAGCTGCGGGAACCGCAACATTTCATGCCTAAATGTTTGAACTTCGCGGGGATCTTGAACATATAACGCTCCCGTCGGACGCACATCTGGATATTTCACTGCAGAACTTAAAACTGCCCTTCGTTTgtccgtagcgcaggctaacctttccctctttttttttttaatgataaacatatacccccccccccaaaaaaaaaaagaatcatccCCTGGTGCAGACGGGATCACTTATTCAGCTCTTCGAAACCTTGGCGCTGAAGGCCTTCGAACCTTGTTATTTATATACAACAGCTCGTGTAGATCTGGCCAGATACCCGCCAGCTGGAAGGAACCTCTGGTGTCCCGTTGCTGAAGCCTTGCAGTCAGCCTCCGTCGCACCCGTCCTCTTTTCGTCCGGTTAGCCTTACCGGTTGTGTTGGCCAGGTGATGGAGCGGATGGTTTTGCACCGGCGCGAATGGTGGCTCGAGAGGAATCACGTTTCCCCTGATGGGATGGCGGGCTTCCGTCGGCACGTAGCTCAGTCGACTCCATCAGTGACTTCTGTTGAAGTCGCCAAGAGCTGCAAGAGGATTGTCGAGGCTGTTTTTCTTGATGCCAAACGTGGCTGTGATACGGTCAGTCATATTTATATTTTGCACACCCTCCTCCGGGCTAGAGTATCTCGCAGACTTTTCATCTGGTTGGCTGACTTCTTGTCTAAATGAACAATTTTCGTCCACACTCGGGACGGTGACACGCAAGAAACAGTTTTGACCCAAGGCGTTTCCCAAGGAAGAGTATTGTAAGTCCCATCCTCTTCAATCTAGTTATGGCGGATCTCAAGGGCTGCGTTCAACGCAAAGTTCAGCTCTCTGTATACGCAGACGATGTTTGTGTTTGGACCACTGGTAAATCAAGACCGGTAATTCAACGTCGCCTTCAAAACTCGTTGGATGCGGTTCGGCATTACTTCTCGAAGGCCggcatggacatctcggctTAGAAGACAGAGGTGCTCCCATTCACGCGGAGACGCCTGAGCGCCTTCCCCCTTTCGCTCGGCAATAATATactgtgtcaagtgaagtttcatAAATTTCTGTTGTTACCTTGGATGCCAATCTCTCGTGGAGAGCCCATATTAGGTCACTGGAAGcgaaagttcaacgctggaTCAACGTCATTTCCCACATCGCTGGCGCTTCATGGGGGATTGATCAGGAGTCGATGATATCCATTAATGGGGCATTGGTTTGGGAACTATTCTGGACAGCCTACCGGTCTCACACGGCATCTCAAGGGAACTTCTGGACAGAGACTTCGGTGTATGTTGGCCAGAAGATTGAGGATCTGCCTCGGTGCATGTACTCCGCACCGCTGAAACGCGCATTGTGGTGGCAGAGGCCCGAGAGctgccagtagaggtcttacgtctcagagaaactATACGCCATTATCTACGCCTCGTCGCGGAACACCGCCATCACCAGTCGGTCTCGAAGCTCAAaaggcggaggcagagcaacatttctcgTTGCCTCGCTGTTGTAAAGCCATTGCTACCGGTCTTTGTTGGCAGATCAATCGCccccaggtcccctccgtggGTGTTTTCGATACCTTCAATCAAGAAGGATCACGTTGCAGCGCCCATGTTGAAGCAACTTGTGCTAGGCATGATGCAGTGCAACTAcccttcgcacactgcagtattcacagatgggtccACCAACTTACACTGCTCCACTGCTGTCTCTAAAATTCCGACTGTGTCatcgtgccacgcataccgtctctGGCACCGCACATCATCCACGTCTGCATGTGGGCCACTTCTTACAATGTGCGTTTTtcgcctgagaactgaaagaaaatgtacgagttGGCCGCGGTCCCCAATCACTTCtaaaagtcgtctgctcacgccggtgcattagcgcgcgcaaaagcagacgatttctgtatcccatcacggactttcccgcagggcgacgtagccgttcttattgttgccaacacagatcgcggcatgctctgcaatctttattaatttaattcggttatttgataaccgtgacgtgctttgtcggTTAActtcgcagtattccattttcaacaatgggcaatcgaatggtacactttatgagaggggcagggggtacgagaccatCCTTTTAAGGGTGTGTCTCGGCGTCCCGAGAGCTGCGGAAACGCGTatggtgatagcagaagcccgcgaaatacccattgaGTTTGTTATCCCAACGGACCATGTGTCCCATGGATGCCGTCTCTcgcaccaccgccgccatccaaTAATAgaaaaagtttgtcgccggGAGCAAAGTAATCCATACAACTatttcatggaagtgaaacctaaggttccccAGTTTTCTGCAAAATGAGCGGTGTCCACGACGCCTTCGTGGTCGCTTCCATTACCATCGATCTCACTGACAattcctgggggcttaatcgtttcacacgttcaacttaacggcacgagacagctgaacgagtcgttcaggctaacgaaacgagcgactttatcgatgctttgcgtggtcgcaatctctgctcctcgtgaagcttcttctttgtggttattttgcacgttgcgagtgctcacgtgttgtgatgtcatcgcattgagcgaagagcaggctggcagcgaggctgcatcttcgctgaccaataggactgtttcatttgttccgatagctcgcattctcgtgctctcatacatgctcattgcgttgcaatgttcgttcccaggctcgttcgtcatcttctttttcttcccgtctcaatatatggctcgctagtcgtgtgaaaataattaacaaacatgtacatcactgtaaggataatcgtcgagctacacgcaaaaaaaatctaaatcattttcataccctgacgatggtgtcgggtgagaattgtcttaagtatgatacgagaactagtgtgtgctgagttctagttcacgtgggagtccgagaccagaaaggaaagacgtagtggtatcagaagtatcaaaagaagaaagaggaggaggccgcccgttctcctcaacgtgtacacttatttcattaactttatgtaactttttcttcaagcatggaagtacaacgcgcaaacttacagtcaggcttcataaacagtgcgaacagcatttcttcccggacggaacaactttacaaaatctatctggtccagttgaaaggcatcctgacgcctaaaataaaataaattcgcagtgcaacagttttctagtgagcttgaacagaacgtcagtgaactgttttaattccatgttagcagcgcgaagcaagagaatgttatgaaactattcaagacaatcgacctcagaaaatccacagaatcctttgctattcctttcattgctacatcaacactatgtccgcaatgtactattaaagagacacgactatatgcatccatttcgcctttgttgttcatcacaacacccgtagctatcaagacggattgaagtacacggtcacaagtcctcacaaacggtgcggagagcttttcttggcggacggaagaactttacagaatctgtctcgtccagttgaaaggcatcctgacgccatcacgtccatggggcacagttcgctgcttgtgtgatcgcccaagcgaagaatcactccgccatctttcttgggcagcttcaacgtcagcgtgtcgttacgaataacgaaacgaagaaacttatcgacgCCCTGCAGTGGCACAATccctgctcctcgtttagcttcttcgttgaggctatcgtgctcgtaacgagccgttacgtgttgtgatgtcaccgccctgaaccaactacagctgccaacgaggctgtaatcttgtcgaccaatgaggttgtttaattttgtttggattgctcgcatggtttgtctatggtttgtctatggcttgtcgttgtcacttcttcgtcttctttctcgtcttcatctgcatcttctcgagaatatctgacagccctcatgtaaccactggtgtaaatacgatgaaagggggaacatgtcattttgtacacagtcgtggagcaatacatgttcgtttctgcagaaattccgtttctgcaaatctccaaatgaagatgtttcacattctaacgagtgggtagacccactcgttaggcaaacgatctaatttgatcgtaactggaccgagagattacgcccctgtcactttaacgaaaaaagcgcgtcatacaccacgtgctcgaggtcccgagtgcctcgcgcctcgttagatcatgagccatgtaggcaatgaagcctgtgagcacgtgaacacattcgttaggcagacgacaccgtcggtcgttgcgcgagcaagagattacgcctttgtcccgttaacgaaaaaagcgcgtcacgcgtcacgtgttcgtgttaacgagagctccgcccctcgttggctcgcgaacgatggaagtgattaagccccctggtcttAACGTCAaaagaaaccaagtgcctacatcagttaTGAAACAGCTAGCAGTGGACATGATGAATAGTCGGTATactgaccacactgcagttttcactgacggatccacCAGTCAtaaatgttcatcgtctgcgtTTGTTACCCCAACGGACAATGTGTCGCATGAATACCgcctctcacaccgcacatcatcaacgtcggttgtgctatatgctatcctgttgtttctacgtaagacATCGTATCACGCTCCGCGGACTCGTTTACTCCGCGATTACTCGAATTCAAAGGCTCCTCTTCAGCCAACATGGGGATTCGTGGATCTCTCGCCCCAGTcgtcactgatatcctccatcaaGTTCAGCATCTAAGCGATCActgtcatcatatatccctgcagtgggtcccgggtcactgttgtttgagcggaaacgaagaggccgacagaacggcaacggctgcccaacagtctctgACGGTTGTACCGATAGTGTTGTCGAGAGGAggcaggagatcacttctgactGAACTCATCCAGCCattagctcgccagcagtggagtcgggacattaCTGACAggtctcatgtattcggtggatccaaattcggcaattcttggcccatgtcagagtcatgtgcaacaccgtcgatgttCTTCTGATGTTTCTGctcttgtctaccggtttgctccagacgctgtagagtcATACTGTGTATCTCGCCATTGGAGCTTCTTTCAtatatatttttcttcttcaatttcctttttgcggcgtagcgcagccagtggaggacagCTCAATTGTTGTGCTTGTATACAACCGCACCTCAGTAGTCCTGGTCAATCTCCCTAGCGGATAAGCGCCATCCCGCTTGAGGAGCAAAAACAACAGCCCCCCCAACAACAACTtcaacttcattctcatatctcacatctaatgctTCGCGTGTAACGGGGTAGTGTACTGCGCTTCATGTCATAGTCatgattgttgttgttgtttcttcccTTTCTCAAGAAACGTCAGCAGGAAGTCATTTTCTGTTATTACACCGAAACATGGAGACGTACCCGTGAAATAGCTACACGTTCGCAGCAAGTCGGAGTGCCATCTGCTACGCGTCCCAATGCGTTGATCAAGTTTCTCAACCAGGAGAACGGCCAGCAGCGCCTCTACAGGACATGCACACCGTCTATACCCTCTATAACtaaggagtgactttttcgggttaaatgcttttctcagattcggggggtaaaaatcgggcgctatttttaaatctgtaattcggggagaaattgggcgataattgtgccttcgggcgtttttgtttctcctcttgtctattaagtcctttcctaatctctcttttctgtttttttctttttttgctggatcgtgaccttccagcggtaatccccgaaggcatagatagtgttgacacacatgggtgtattgctgggaacgtaagtgacccattcttacatgtgttacacgtggcgacctttattcgtcttcagtggaaacgtcacttgaggatttcatagtgactggaattcggggagaaatcgggtttaacccgaattggtcggaggtaaattcgggggggaataatcgggcggaatcgggtttaacccgaaaaagtcactccctatctAACCGTTTACCACCATTCTCTACTGGCATCCTACGACAACTACTATTCTCGACTATTATCCTCGGGAGATTGAACCCCCGAAACTCTCCTTCTGGCTACGCAACTGATCGCTGTAAAAGTGtccaagagaagaagaagaagaagaaaggcacCTGAGCACGAGAGCAAGAacgccctgtgtggctggtggccactgttcctagtggtggaagaagaaaaagaagagagcaaGAAGACTCATTTAGAGAGACCACAACGGTGAAGAACCATATACAAAGAACACCATGGGAAACATTGCTGGTGCACTCAAGTATGAGGACGCTAACATTGACATGAAGGAGTTCCTTGTGCAACCCGACACTGTTGGCGATGAAGGTGATACTAATCGCCGGTTGGCCCCCATAGCAGGTGCAGGGGACTCTCCTCACTTGGAACAGAAGAGGCCGGAGTCCTTCTCAGTGCTGGTCCAGGAACTTGTGGCTTCCTCCCCGCAACCTACAGCAACGCAACAGCGGGTTCGGGAAAGGCAGGAAGCGTCTTGTACCTGCCATGTCTTTTCTGAGGAAGCTGCAGAGACGCAGGAAGGGACGGAAGAACTGGGAGACGTGTTGGCTCAAAGTAGGGAGACACTGCCTCCTGGGACACCACCGCAGCAACAGGTAAGGCACAGGGACACAGCACAGCCATGGAGCAGTGCTGTGAGCAGTATTACGGCCGTATCCTTAAACGATCCTAGAGTCGACACCCCATCTCGGCTCCACTGAGTGGAGGAAAGAGCGCTCCTTCATATGAGAAGCCATGAGCCCTCAAGGCAACGCCTACGCTACCACATACACGCGAGGAAAGCTCGAAGGATTTCCTCCGTTCGGGGGccgtttcgagtcaaggtcgattttTGGAGCAAAAACCGGTTTCGGGGAGCAGCTCGAGTGGAGGGCCGGGTCGAGAATCGTTTAAGAATACGGCCCTGCTCAAGTCATTGATGCTGTTGATACAGCTCCCGTGGAAGGAATCCCTTTGCATATTCCACATAATGCATAGGCGCAGCATGACATCTGTGTACTATGTGCCACGCGAAGACATCAATATTTTTGTCACGGACTTCTCGAGAGATTGCGCGTAGTTTGCGAAGAGCGCTTAGAGACAGAGAAATGGAACGGGAAAAATCTGTCCGGCCCACGGAGGCAAGCGAGGCGCGCTGTCCACGCGTGTCAAATCGTGTAACCGCATCAGAATCTTTCCTGGTAAGGTCTATAGGCAGCCCGGGCATGTTTGTAGCGCTCAACGAGCCTTACTTTGTGCAAGATGAGTACTCTGACGAACCCACTGGCACCGCTGATCTAATCCAACCAGTTATTAATGCAGATTTCTCAGCCTCTATTTCACACTTCAAAATTGCGAATATATGATCTGAACTTGCCGAGGAACTAAGCAGAGGTCGGCACTTGTGACTCCCGCTCACCAGTGATTTTCCCCGAGAAATCGACCTCCGACGGGTGCCGACATTCCAAGGGGTGCTGCGTATATGTTTGAGTATATATGTATTGGTAGCGGCCAGACGGGGCTCGATACGGAAACCTCCCCTCGCACTCCcaccccgctgatcctgggtgccccccccccccccacacacacgcacatacctGTGCATACAGATGTAAGATGAAAATCCCCCACCCCACATATATCTACaattttttctcctgatttacACGATATGCGTCTCTCGGCCCGTGAAAGGTACAGGGTATTAGGAGATGGGAGGAAACAACAGAGTCGATGATTCTGAAATGTTTACTGACCACAAAACAGAACTGTAGTGCACGCCAAGCGCTCGCGCTATCGTCCTCTTCCATGTCATTCCTCAACAAGCCCCCGGCCGGCGATATGATGACGCGCCTCCGGTAACGCCACCAGCCCCACCAAACTTCGCTTCCTGCTTTAACCAATAGCCTGCAGACCTTCTGTTGGAAGTTCGACGGCGTCTGAGTCTTGATGAGCATCCTCGCAGTAGGGCAACTGGCATCCGAGTCGTAGAAAGACGTCTCTTGGCCCAGGTTTCCCATACGTCCAGTACGTCCCACACGGTGGACGCACCCGTCAATGCTTTGAAGCCATATCGTAACTGACTGAGTAACGCAAATCCTTGATGTCGACTCCACGGACTACTACTGCAGCTGCGACTATGAGATCGTATACCCGGGATAAGGGCGGCATTGTCTTGTGGACAGATCCGTAGCTGTAGTCATTGGCCACATTCGCTAACAGAATTGACGGCTCACGGTGCTCAGTCACGGGCACTCGATCCTATGGGGTCTCAAGGTTAGGGTGCGAGCTCTGCGGGTTCGGCAGTGCAAAGGAAACTCCTTCTCTACCGTCTGCTTCAGATGTGGCTTCGAGCCTGTGCTTCTTGTACCTACCGTGGTAACTACCCTTGTACCTACGTGGGGACAACGTTACGGTGCGTACTCTACCGATTTCGCCCCGTTGGGACTCTGTCGTTCCCGCGTTGCGTGGGGGACAACATTTTCAGGCGCTCGGACTTCGTCGTTCCCTCGTCCGTACCGCACGTGGGAACCTTTTCACATGCCCTGTCTGAGCGCACGTCATGAAGAGTCTGCTAGCGAGCGCGATCCTGATGTCCGATTTCTGAGAAGCCGTGGATACTGTGTGCCTTGCACGTCGCAGGACGCCACTCTTGAGGAGGTC
It contains:
- the LOC135383921 gene encoding uncharacterized protein LOC135383921, whose product is MGNIAGALKYEDANIDMKEFLVQPDTVGDEGDTNRRLAPIAGAGDSPHLEQKRPESFSVLVQELVASSPQPTATQQRVRERQEASCTCHVFSEEAAETQEGTEELGDVLAQSRETLPPGTPPQQQSTVVLDAESPRAINPGPSRCTFLLRGLLVSMVVLLLSSGVLVSITWRLIQEPLGSQLVRNASSLLRLLLNDTALPVANGSDTSEASITETFMTL